A region of Streptomyces sp. NBC_01267 DNA encodes the following proteins:
- a CDS encoding helix-turn-helix transcriptional regulator, with product MAKVPALHDSERTSSGGAEEPVGRSGVSVRPLRGRTEQTELIGRAFERAQNSRRCVQGWISGPAGIGKSRLLAEARRAASARGFTVIHLEGDEFSPALPMTSLFHALARSLDADRRPSPRRGAREVRDEQRDDRHFHAASLSLLEAQLKKAPLLLTCDEGRSPVPLLAATLHPLMSRLRNSPVVWLTARRTVQEDEPALPGGPDVWPQSPTEALRLPLGPLCDSAVSQLFADCADGRPDAELSTLLGLAQGNPRLLVAVIGQLLEQGDVCVQGGTARLSGAPAGTGPRAGTSASGRAPRWFSALMEDRLATVSPQARLLMEVAAVLGPACLPEDIAEMLGEPVGALVPRFREAVVAGMVKCGTETVTFRHELMRQVLMEDMPGVVRGALHRQALGILLARGHSPTSVAPHLIHGAHRGDPAMAGLLRQAAEESVTNAPQTAADLALRGLELVRPVVDAAHEPLTVIAVEACVRSGTLPTAVTLARDALTRPAGPEITARLRYWLSTALLLLGRTTDCLEVAGELLAQPGVPAHLRQKAVLNQLSAWSAHDGHQVARHAEQALAADGGRGDGSGDGDGDEGLDIQAGVTTALAVLRWREGKLNEALALCQDAVALADRGSAFEWHTHPRLVSAMMLAHTGRFSEAEAALGTTPDPVEFVSADVPRLVHARLRLADGRLDEAEREAAAGLAVAEESGVCVFMPLAWQLLATVASHRGELARAGDYARRLRKALPDDRGQVCTAAGAWIEAQIALASGSEPDLKNALEELWSNEPGRGALLIEEPGFAPWLVRVLLATRHPSRAAEVSAAAERLARANPGITVVFAAAEHARGLIEGDADALEEAVAGHRDAWARASAAEDLGALLLETSRARAVRSLESALTLYGQLGAEGDTARVRRRLRAVGIRRRHWSHSPEPQTGLRSLTRTELTVAEHVVQGLTNRQVADRMFLSPHTIAFHMRQIFRKLQVHSRLELARCIQGIGPEGMSPPGTGG from the coding sequence ATGGCAAAGGTGCCCGCACTCCACGACAGCGAGCGAACTTCGTCGGGTGGTGCCGAGGAACCGGTCGGCCGGTCCGGCGTGAGCGTACGGCCGCTGCGCGGACGCACGGAGCAGACCGAGCTGATCGGCCGCGCCTTCGAGCGGGCACAGAATTCACGGCGCTGCGTCCAGGGATGGATCAGCGGACCGGCCGGGATCGGGAAGTCCCGCTTGCTGGCCGAGGCCCGGAGGGCGGCGTCCGCGCGGGGCTTCACGGTCATCCACCTGGAGGGCGACGAGTTCTCCCCGGCCCTGCCGATGACATCGCTGTTCCATGCCCTGGCCCGGTCGCTGGACGCCGACCGTCGCCCGAGCCCGCGCCGGGGAGCTCGGGAAGTGCGGGACGAGCAGCGGGACGACCGGCATTTCCATGCGGCCTCGCTGTCACTTCTGGAAGCCCAGCTCAAGAAGGCCCCGCTGCTGCTCACCTGCGACGAGGGCCGGAGCCCCGTCCCACTGCTCGCTGCGACGCTGCACCCGCTGATGTCACGTCTGCGGAATTCCCCGGTGGTGTGGCTGACCGCCCGACGCACCGTTCAGGAGGATGAACCGGCCCTTCCGGGTGGACCGGACGTCTGGCCGCAGAGCCCCACGGAGGCCCTGCGTCTGCCCCTCGGGCCGCTCTGCGACTCGGCCGTTTCGCAGTTGTTCGCCGACTGCGCCGACGGGCGGCCCGACGCCGAACTGAGCACCCTGCTGGGTCTGGCCCAGGGCAATCCCCGGCTGCTCGTTGCCGTCATCGGACAACTCCTGGAACAGGGCGACGTCTGTGTGCAGGGAGGCACCGCCCGCCTGTCCGGCGCACCGGCCGGCACCGGGCCCCGGGCGGGCACCTCGGCCTCCGGGCGGGCACCTCGGTGGTTCAGCGCGTTGATGGAGGACCGGCTGGCGACGGTGTCACCGCAGGCACGACTGCTCATGGAGGTGGCAGCGGTACTGGGTCCGGCCTGTTTGCCCGAGGACATCGCGGAGATGCTCGGTGAACCGGTGGGCGCACTGGTCCCCCGGTTTCGCGAAGCGGTCGTCGCCGGGATGGTCAAGTGCGGCACCGAAACAGTCACCTTCCGCCATGAACTGATGCGACAGGTACTCATGGAAGACATGCCGGGTGTGGTCCGTGGAGCCCTGCACCGGCAGGCCCTGGGCATCCTGCTCGCGCGCGGTCACTCCCCCACGTCGGTGGCCCCACATCTCATCCACGGGGCCCACCGCGGGGACCCGGCCATGGCCGGGCTGTTGCGCCAGGCAGCCGAGGAGTCGGTGACGAACGCCCCGCAGACCGCCGCGGACCTGGCGCTGCGCGGTCTCGAACTGGTGCGGCCGGTCGTCGACGCGGCACATGAACCGCTCACGGTGATCGCGGTGGAGGCATGCGTACGCTCCGGGACGCTCCCGACGGCCGTCACCCTGGCCCGGGACGCGCTCACCCGCCCGGCCGGTCCGGAGATCACCGCCCGGCTGCGCTACTGGCTGTCCACGGCACTGCTGCTCCTCGGCCGGACAACGGACTGCCTCGAAGTCGCCGGGGAGCTTCTCGCACAGCCCGGCGTACCGGCCCACCTGCGCCAGAAGGCCGTACTCAACCAGTTGTCGGCCTGGTCGGCCCACGACGGGCATCAGGTCGCGCGCCACGCCGAACAGGCGCTTGCCGCTGACGGTGGCCGTGGCGATGGCAGCGGTGACGGTGATGGTGACGAAGGGCTGGACATCCAGGCAGGTGTCACCACCGCACTCGCCGTACTGCGCTGGCGCGAGGGGAAGCTCAACGAAGCGCTGGCCCTGTGCCAGGACGCCGTAGCACTCGCGGACCGGGGCTCGGCCTTCGAATGGCACACCCATCCCCGGCTGGTGTCCGCGATGATGCTCGCCCATACCGGCAGATTCAGCGAGGCGGAGGCCGCACTCGGAACAACCCCGGACCCGGTCGAGTTCGTCTCGGCCGACGTCCCCAGACTCGTACACGCGCGGCTCCGGCTCGCCGACGGCAGGCTGGACGAGGCGGAACGGGAGGCGGCAGCGGGACTCGCCGTTGCCGAGGAGTCCGGGGTCTGCGTGTTCATGCCGCTGGCCTGGCAGTTGCTGGCGACGGTGGCCTCGCACCGGGGCGAGCTGGCACGGGCCGGTGACTACGCTCGCCGCCTCAGGAAAGCGCTGCCGGACGACCGTGGGCAGGTGTGCACGGCGGCCGGTGCCTGGATCGAGGCCCAGATCGCCCTGGCAAGCGGCAGTGAACCCGATCTCAAGAACGCTCTCGAAGAGCTGTGGTCGAACGAACCCGGTCGCGGCGCCCTGTTGATCGAGGAGCCCGGGTTCGCCCCGTGGCTGGTTCGTGTACTGCTGGCTACGCGGCACCCGAGCCGGGCGGCCGAGGTGTCCGCGGCGGCTGAGAGGCTGGCGCGTGCCAACCCCGGTATCACTGTGGTGTTCGCGGCAGCCGAGCACGCCCGGGGTCTGATCGAGGGGGATGCCGACGCGCTGGAGGAAGCCGTCGCAGGTCACCGTGATGCCTGGGCCCGCGCGTCAGCAGCCGAGGACCTGGGTGCGCTGTTGCTCGAAACGTCGCGGGCACGCGCCGTCCGGAGTCTGGAGAGCGCGCTCACGCTGTACGGGCAACTGGGCGCGGAAGGCGACACCGCCCGGGTCCGCCGCAGACTGCGGGCCGTGGGGATCCGCCGCCGGCACTGGTCGCATTCCCCTGAGCCGCAGACCGGCTTGCGGAGCCTGACCAGGACCGAACTCACCGTGGCCGAACACGTGGTGCAAGGATTGACGAATCGTCAGGTCGCTGACCGCATGTTCCTCTCACCTCATACGATCGCCTTCCACATGAGGCAGATCTTCCGCAAACTACAGGTCCATTCCCGTCTGGAACTCGCGCGCTGCATACAGGGCATCGGGCCCGAGGGAATGTCTCCACCGGGTACGGGAGGGTGA
- a CDS encoding cytochrome P450 — translation MLFEELPPFDLRGWPAEAIADPYPVYLRYRARSPVHHVPGLPGEPDTYYVFGYDEVVQVLTSPRFGRSADAANTEPPVASSACPTAPRPADRHETLRTMLRNWLVFLDPPRHTTLRTLLSKEFTPRIVLGLRERMQEIARELLAEMRRKEVVDLVAEFTAPFPVMVICELLGVERRHCDWLRELSVQLQEASTSRAGSGTDGLVRADAAARQLVEFFRDHARRRHGGDAEDLVSLLVRAGEQGEPLTDDEIAATCVHLLTAGHETTTHALAKSALALLDRPDTLAELCTAEQLLPGAVQELVRFDPPVQAVSRWAYQEEALGGHRIRRGAKIVLMLGSANRDACHFPHPDVLDVHRPPDRHLGFGLGIHFCLGAALARTEVETGLAALLEFLPGASPTGPGVRYTDDLVFHGPAELWLDTGARPGNRAGVPLGVRSNSVRPDVTGGARPSG, via the coding sequence ATGCTGTTCGAAGAACTGCCACCTTTCGACCTGCGCGGCTGGCCGGCCGAGGCCATCGCCGATCCCTACCCCGTCTACCTGCGCTACCGGGCGAGGTCCCCCGTACACCATGTGCCGGGCCTGCCGGGCGAGCCGGACACCTACTACGTCTTCGGTTACGACGAAGTCGTGCAGGTGCTCACCAGCCCACGGTTCGGACGCAGCGCGGACGCCGCGAACACCGAACCCCCGGTCGCGAGCTCCGCGTGCCCCACGGCGCCACGGCCGGCGGACCGCCACGAAACCCTGCGCACCATGCTCCGGAACTGGCTGGTGTTCCTCGACCCGCCCCGGCACACCACCCTGCGCACGCTGCTCAGTAAGGAGTTCACCCCGAGGATTGTCCTCGGTCTGCGCGAGCGCATGCAGGAGATCGCTCGCGAACTGCTCGCGGAGATGCGGCGCAAGGAAGTCGTGGACCTGGTGGCGGAGTTCACCGCGCCTTTCCCCGTCATGGTGATCTGCGAACTGCTCGGGGTGGAGCGCCGGCACTGCGACTGGCTGCGTGAACTCTCCGTCCAGTTGCAGGAGGCGAGCACGTCGCGGGCGGGCAGCGGCACGGACGGGCTCGTGCGCGCCGACGCAGCGGCCCGGCAACTCGTCGAATTCTTCCGCGACCACGCCCGGCGCCGCCACGGCGGGGACGCGGAAGATCTGGTCTCTCTGCTGGTCAGAGCCGGCGAACAAGGCGAGCCCCTGACGGACGACGAGATCGCCGCGACCTGTGTCCACCTGCTCACCGCCGGACACGAGACCACCACCCATGCGCTGGCCAAGTCGGCCCTGGCCCTGCTGGACCGACCCGACACCCTCGCGGAACTGTGCACGGCGGAGCAGCTGCTGCCAGGGGCCGTCCAGGAACTCGTCAGATTCGACCCGCCGGTCCAGGCCGTGAGCCGATGGGCGTACCAGGAGGAAGCGCTCGGCGGACACCGGATCCGGCGGGGAGCGAAAATCGTCCTCATGCTGGGCTCGGCCAATCGGGATGCCTGCCATTTCCCCCACCCCGATGTGCTCGACGTGCACCGGCCCCCTGACCGACACCTCGGATTCGGCCTGGGAATCCACTTCTGCCTGGGCGCGGCACTGGCCCGGACGGAAGTCGAGACCGGGCTCGCTGCGCTGCTGGAGTTCCTGCCGGGGGCGAGTCCGACCGGCCCAGGAGTCCGGTACACGGACGATCTGGTCTTTCACGGACCGGCGGAGTTGTGGCTGGACACCGGAGCACGGCCCGGAAACCGGGCCGGTGTACCGCTCGGAGTACGGAGCAACTCGGTGCGGCCGGACGTTACCGGAGGGGCGCGGCCGAGCGGCTGA